In the genome of Anas platyrhynchos isolate ZD024472 breed Pekin duck chromosome 23, IASCAAS_PekinDuck_T2T, whole genome shotgun sequence, one region contains:
- the RAB11FIP1 gene encoding rab11 family-interacting protein 1 isoform X6, with translation MAAPGWAPTHVRVTVLRARGLRAKGASGGSDAYAVMALGREKFSTSVAERCQGRPEWRQEATFELPPAAASLRLTVLHRALVGLDKFLGRAEVDLAALRGDGGRRHTRWYKLRSKPGKKEKERGEIEVDIQFMRSNMTASMFDLSIKDKSRSPFGKIKDKLKGKRSSGLSDTASEIVPSTTHSPADSEDESAEKEKEKKKSKFKTLFSKPGLQKTSLSQSMSVLPTPQPGAERVRLRPSDFQSQWDDDESETSPTSERAFGNALEEKFPSPVFKSRKTATLDNRQLNQTTTSNTKKEGLSLFSGLKSKNDPVSKSSLCINGSHVYMEESALKDNTPASSPSPLNFRRKQLFASEENLSSRSAKGHEEVGRTSPSHALSGSASLETFKSMTLPSYKLLSGEENPETSTPLTIEVIKETKKTDHKKSALLSLVTGKKEAAKTSDVERIPERNSERIPKEEETKAAEEKSEQEAKRLESSADVSRGNPPEDGRLEEVPTNKQPHNPFEEEQKPEKAAAAAKTKAVKPRGVNLGALLLVALFTATRSTSVAVTHTAFSEILLMCNYSFTALLCLSLLLL, from the exons ATGGCGGCCCCGGGCTGGGCCCCCACGCACGTTCGGGTGACGGTGCTGCGggcgcgggggctgcgggccAAGGGGGCGTCGGGCGGCAGCGACGCCTACGCGGTGATGGCGCTGGGCCGGGAGAAGTTCTCCACGTCGGTGGCCGAGCGCTGCCAGGGCCGGCCCGAGTGGCGGCAGGAGGCCACCTTCGAgctgccgcccgccgccgccagccTGCGCCTCACCGTGCTGCACCGCGCCCTCGTCGGCCTCGACAAGTTCCTGGGCCGGGCCGAGGTTGACCTGGCGGCCCTGCGGGGGGACGGAGGCCGCCGGCATACCag GTGGTACAAGCTTCGCTCCAAACcggggaagaaggaaaaggagagaggggagaTTGAGGTGGACATCCAGTTCATGCGGAGCAACATGACAGCCAGCATGTTCGACTTGTCCATCAAAGACAAGTCTCGCTCTCCGTTTGGCAAGATCAAAGACAAGCTgaaggggaagaggagcagCGGGCTTTCCGACACGGCCTCCGAGATCGTTCCCAGCACCACTCACTCCCCAGCTGATAGCGAAGATGAGTCAGccgagaaggagaaggagaagaagaaatcaaAGTTCAAAACCCTGTTCTCCAAACCTGGCCTGCAGAAGACTTCCCTCTCCCAGTCCATGTCCGTCCTGCCTACGCCCCAGCCTGGGGCCGAGCGGGTCAGGCTGCGGCCCAGTGACTTCCAGTCGCAGTGGGATGACGACGAGTCGGAGACCTCTCCGACCTCAGAAA gagccTTTGGAAATGCCCTGGAAGAGAAGTTTCCTTCTCCTGTATTTAAATCTCGTAAAACAGCGACTTTGGACAACAGGCAACTAAACCAAACGACCACTAGCAACACCAAGAAGGAAGGGCTCTCCTTATTCAGTGGCCTTAAATCCAAAAATGATCCGGTCTCCAAGTCCAGCCTGTGCATCAACGGAAGTCACGTTTACATGGAAGAGAGCGCGCTGAAGGACAACACTCCAGcttcttccccctctcctctcaaCTTCAGGAGGAAGCAACTCTTTGCTTCGGAAGAGAACCTGTCTTCCAGATCTGCTAAAGGACATGAAGAGGTGGGCAGAACGTCTCCCAGCCATGCTTTGTCTGGGTCTGCATCCCTGGAGACCTTTAAATCGATGACTTTGCCATCGTACAAACTGCTtagtggtgaagagaacccggAAACCAGCACTCCCCTGACCATCGAGGTCATTAAAGAGACCAAAAAAACGGACCACAAAAAGTCTGCCTTGCTTTCCCTGGTGACAGGGAAGAAGGAAGCAGCGAAAACCAGTGATGTGGAAAGAATTCCAGAGAGGAATTCTGAAAGAATTCCGAAGGAAGAGGAAACCAAGGCTGCAGAAGAGAAAAGTGAACAGGAGGCCAAACGGCTTGAGTCCTCAGCAGACGTGAGCAGAGGAAATCCTCCAGAAGACGGTCGCCTAGAAGAGGTCCCCACGAATAAACAACCACACAACCCTTTTGAGGAAGAGCAGAAACCTGAAAAGGCGGCTGCAGCAGCGAAGACCAAAGCTGTGAAACCCAG AGGAGTTAATCTTGGAGCCCTTCTGCTTGTGGCGTTGTTCACAGCAACACGAAGTACGTCTGTGGCAGTTACACACACGGCTTTTTCGGAAATTCTGCTCATGTGTAATTAT TCCttcacagccctgctctgcctttcGCTCCTTCTCCTCTGA
- the RAB11FIP1 gene encoding rab11 family-interacting protein 1 isoform X4, whose product MAAPGWAPTHVRVTVLRARGLRAKGASGGSDAYAVMALGREKFSTSVAERCQGRPEWRQEATFELPPAAASLRLTVLHRALVGLDKFLGRAEVDLAALRGDGGRRHTRWYKLRSKPGKKEKERGEIEVDIQFMRSNMTASMFDLSIKDKSRSPFGKIKDKLKGKRSSGLSDTASEIVPSTTHSPADSEDESAEKEKEKKKSKFKTLFSKPGLQKTSLSQSMSVLPTPQPGAERVRLRPSDFQSQWDDDESETSPTSERAFGNALEEKFPSPVFKSRKTATLDNRQLNQTTTSNTKKEGLSLFSGLKSKNDPVSKSSLCINGSHVYMEESALKDNTPASSPSPLNFRRKQLFASEENLSSRSAKGHEEVGRTSPSHALSGSASLETFKSMTLPSYKLLSGEENPETSTPLTIEVIKETKKTDHKKSALLSLVTGKKEAAKTSDVERIPERNSERIPKEEETKAAEEKSEQEAKRLESSADVSRGNPPEDGRLEEVPTNKQPHNPFEEEQKPEKAAAAAKTKAVKPRLHPVKPMNATANKSQSKNLNVISTMNEKLIEMNVKKYDPSDPAYAYAQLTHDELIQLVLKQKDTISKKDLQVRELEDYIDNLLVRVMEETPNILRVPTSGNRKAGKM is encoded by the exons ATGGCGGCCCCGGGCTGGGCCCCCACGCACGTTCGGGTGACGGTGCTGCGggcgcgggggctgcgggccAAGGGGGCGTCGGGCGGCAGCGACGCCTACGCGGTGATGGCGCTGGGCCGGGAGAAGTTCTCCACGTCGGTGGCCGAGCGCTGCCAGGGCCGGCCCGAGTGGCGGCAGGAGGCCACCTTCGAgctgccgcccgccgccgccagccTGCGCCTCACCGTGCTGCACCGCGCCCTCGTCGGCCTCGACAAGTTCCTGGGCCGGGCCGAGGTTGACCTGGCGGCCCTGCGGGGGGACGGAGGCCGCCGGCATACCag GTGGTACAAGCTTCGCTCCAAACcggggaagaaggaaaaggagagaggggagaTTGAGGTGGACATCCAGTTCATGCGGAGCAACATGACAGCCAGCATGTTCGACTTGTCCATCAAAGACAAGTCTCGCTCTCCGTTTGGCAAGATCAAAGACAAGCTgaaggggaagaggagcagCGGGCTTTCCGACACGGCCTCCGAGATCGTTCCCAGCACCACTCACTCCCCAGCTGATAGCGAAGATGAGTCAGccgagaaggagaaggagaagaagaaatcaaAGTTCAAAACCCTGTTCTCCAAACCTGGCCTGCAGAAGACTTCCCTCTCCCAGTCCATGTCCGTCCTGCCTACGCCCCAGCCTGGGGCCGAGCGGGTCAGGCTGCGGCCCAGTGACTTCCAGTCGCAGTGGGATGACGACGAGTCGGAGACCTCTCCGACCTCAGAAA gagccTTTGGAAATGCCCTGGAAGAGAAGTTTCCTTCTCCTGTATTTAAATCTCGTAAAACAGCGACTTTGGACAACAGGCAACTAAACCAAACGACCACTAGCAACACCAAGAAGGAAGGGCTCTCCTTATTCAGTGGCCTTAAATCCAAAAATGATCCGGTCTCCAAGTCCAGCCTGTGCATCAACGGAAGTCACGTTTACATGGAAGAGAGCGCGCTGAAGGACAACACTCCAGcttcttccccctctcctctcaaCTTCAGGAGGAAGCAACTCTTTGCTTCGGAAGAGAACCTGTCTTCCAGATCTGCTAAAGGACATGAAGAGGTGGGCAGAACGTCTCCCAGCCATGCTTTGTCTGGGTCTGCATCCCTGGAGACCTTTAAATCGATGACTTTGCCATCGTACAAACTGCTtagtggtgaagagaacccggAAACCAGCACTCCCCTGACCATCGAGGTCATTAAAGAGACCAAAAAAACGGACCACAAAAAGTCTGCCTTGCTTTCCCTGGTGACAGGGAAGAAGGAAGCAGCGAAAACCAGTGATGTGGAAAGAATTCCAGAGAGGAATTCTGAAAGAATTCCGAAGGAAGAGGAAACCAAGGCTGCAGAAGAGAAAAGTGAACAGGAGGCCAAACGGCTTGAGTCCTCAGCAGACGTGAGCAGAGGAAATCCTCCAGAAGACGGTCGCCTAGAAGAGGTCCCCACGAATAAACAACCACACAACCCTTTTGAGGAAGAGCAGAAACCTGAAAAGGCGGCTGCAGCAGCGAAGACCAAAGCTGTGAAACCCAG ACTCCATCCTGTGAAGCCAATGAATGCCACAGCAAATAAGTCTCAAAGCAAAAACCTGAACGTCATCAGCACTATGAACGAAAAGCTGATTGAGATGAACGTGAAG AAATACGATCCTTCAGATCCTGCCTATGCTTATGCTCAGCTTACACACGATGAGCTGATCCAGCTGGTCCTGAAACAGAAGGATACGATTAGCAAGAAGGATCTCCAGGTGCGGGAGCTTGAAGACTACATCGATAACTTGCTTGTCAGAGTCATGGAAGAAACCCCAAACATTCTTCGTGTTCCAACTTCGGGAAACAGGAAAGCTGGAAAGATGTAA
- the RAB11FIP1 gene encoding rab11 family-interacting protein 1 isoform X5: MAAPGWAPTHVRVTVLRARGLRAKGASGGSDAYAVMALGREKFSTSVAERCQGRPEWRQEATFELPPAAASLRLTVLHRALVGLDKFLGRAEVDLAALRGDGGRRHTRWYKLRSKPGKKEKERGEIEVDIQFMRSNMTASMFDLSIKDKSRSPFGKIKDKLKGKRSSGLSDTASEIVPSTTHSPADSEDESAEKEKEKKKSKFKTLFSKPGLQKTSLSQSMSVLPTPQPGAERVRLRPSDFQSQWDDDESETSPTSERAFGNALEEKFPSPVFKSRKTATLDNRQLNQTTTSNTKKEGLSLFSGLKSKNDPVSKSSLCINGSHVYMEESALKDNTPASSPSPLNFRRKQLFASEENLSSRSAKGHEEVGRTSPSHALSGSASLETFKSMTLPSYKLLSGEENPETSTPLTIEVIKETKKTDHKKSALLSLVTGKKEAAKTSDVERIPERNSERIPKEEETKAAEEKSEQEAKRLESSADVSRGNPPEDGRLEEVPTNKQPHNPFEEEQKPEKAAAAAKTKAVKPRLHPVKPMNATANKSQSKNLNVISTMNEKLIEMNVKKTSKANAVVPPPGVSGKKKMFYLCNLNCLFSLN, from the exons ATGGCGGCCCCGGGCTGGGCCCCCACGCACGTTCGGGTGACGGTGCTGCGggcgcgggggctgcgggccAAGGGGGCGTCGGGCGGCAGCGACGCCTACGCGGTGATGGCGCTGGGCCGGGAGAAGTTCTCCACGTCGGTGGCCGAGCGCTGCCAGGGCCGGCCCGAGTGGCGGCAGGAGGCCACCTTCGAgctgccgcccgccgccgccagccTGCGCCTCACCGTGCTGCACCGCGCCCTCGTCGGCCTCGACAAGTTCCTGGGCCGGGCCGAGGTTGACCTGGCGGCCCTGCGGGGGGACGGAGGCCGCCGGCATACCag GTGGTACAAGCTTCGCTCCAAACcggggaagaaggaaaaggagagaggggagaTTGAGGTGGACATCCAGTTCATGCGGAGCAACATGACAGCCAGCATGTTCGACTTGTCCATCAAAGACAAGTCTCGCTCTCCGTTTGGCAAGATCAAAGACAAGCTgaaggggaagaggagcagCGGGCTTTCCGACACGGCCTCCGAGATCGTTCCCAGCACCACTCACTCCCCAGCTGATAGCGAAGATGAGTCAGccgagaaggagaaggagaagaagaaatcaaAGTTCAAAACCCTGTTCTCCAAACCTGGCCTGCAGAAGACTTCCCTCTCCCAGTCCATGTCCGTCCTGCCTACGCCCCAGCCTGGGGCCGAGCGGGTCAGGCTGCGGCCCAGTGACTTCCAGTCGCAGTGGGATGACGACGAGTCGGAGACCTCTCCGACCTCAGAAA gagccTTTGGAAATGCCCTGGAAGAGAAGTTTCCTTCTCCTGTATTTAAATCTCGTAAAACAGCGACTTTGGACAACAGGCAACTAAACCAAACGACCACTAGCAACACCAAGAAGGAAGGGCTCTCCTTATTCAGTGGCCTTAAATCCAAAAATGATCCGGTCTCCAAGTCCAGCCTGTGCATCAACGGAAGTCACGTTTACATGGAAGAGAGCGCGCTGAAGGACAACACTCCAGcttcttccccctctcctctcaaCTTCAGGAGGAAGCAACTCTTTGCTTCGGAAGAGAACCTGTCTTCCAGATCTGCTAAAGGACATGAAGAGGTGGGCAGAACGTCTCCCAGCCATGCTTTGTCTGGGTCTGCATCCCTGGAGACCTTTAAATCGATGACTTTGCCATCGTACAAACTGCTtagtggtgaagagaacccggAAACCAGCACTCCCCTGACCATCGAGGTCATTAAAGAGACCAAAAAAACGGACCACAAAAAGTCTGCCTTGCTTTCCCTGGTGACAGGGAAGAAGGAAGCAGCGAAAACCAGTGATGTGGAAAGAATTCCAGAGAGGAATTCTGAAAGAATTCCGAAGGAAGAGGAAACCAAGGCTGCAGAAGAGAAAAGTGAACAGGAGGCCAAACGGCTTGAGTCCTCAGCAGACGTGAGCAGAGGAAATCCTCCAGAAGACGGTCGCCTAGAAGAGGTCCCCACGAATAAACAACCACACAACCCTTTTGAGGAAGAGCAGAAACCTGAAAAGGCGGCTGCAGCAGCGAAGACCAAAGCTGTGAAACCCAG ACTCCATCCTGTGAAGCCAATGAATGCCACAGCAAATAAGTCTCAAAGCAAAAACCTGAACGTCATCAGCACTATGAACGAAAAGCTGATTGAGATGAACGTGAAG AAGACCTCTAAAGCGAATGCTGTAGTGCCTCCTCCTGGTGTaagtggaaagaagaaaatgttttatttgtgcAATTTAAACTGCCTGTTTTCGTTGAATTGA